From Zalophus californianus isolate mZalCal1 chromosome 16, mZalCal1.pri.v2, whole genome shotgun sequence, one genomic window encodes:
- the TMIGD1 gene encoding transmembrane and immunoglobulin domain-containing protein 1 isoform X3: MVTGKDSGFQMKGQLAKEVSFSELSSRSDVNLLKMAWNISGLMGMCRFLLLVIFFPPCEVTSSVLTVNDRTENYILDTWLGSQESLKCAVQNHTREEELLWYREEGTVDLKSGNKINSSSVCVSSISENDNGVTFTCKLQSDQSVSVSVVLNVIFPPILSGDDFQAVEEGSDVKLVCSVKSNPQAQMMWYRNSNILNLEKTYQVHQTSESLQLSITKVRKSDNGTYSCVANSSLQMETKDFHLIVKAVHKE, translated from the exons CAGATCAGACGTAAATTTGTTAAAGATGGCGTGGAACATCAGTGGCCTAATGGGAATGTGCAGATTTCTtctcttagtgattttttttccgcCCTGTGAGGTGACAA GTTCTGTTTTAACTGTGAACGATAGAACTGAGAACTATATTCTGGACACTTGGCTTGGCTCCCAAGAATCTCTGAAATGTGCCGTTCAAAACCACACCAGGGAGGAAGAACTTCTCTGGTACCGAGAAGAGGGGACAGTGGACTTGAAATCTGGAAACAAAATCAACTCCAgctctgtctgtgtctcttcCATCAGTGAAAATGACAACGGAGTCACCTTTACCTGCAAGCTGCAGAGCGACCAGTCGGTGTCCGTCTCGGTGGTGCTGAATGTCATTT TTCCCCCTATTCTAAGTGGAGATGACTTCCAAGCAGTTGAGGAAGGCAGTGATGTGAAGTTGGTTTGCAGTGTGAAATCCAACCCCCAGGCTCAAATGATGTGGTACAGAAACAGCAACATCCTGAATTTAGAGAAAACTTACCAAGTCCATCAGACAAGTGAGTCTCTTCAACTGTCAATCACCAAAGTCAGGAAATCTGACAATGGAACCTACAGCTGTGTTGCAAATTCATCTCTGCAAATGGAGACCAAGGACTTTCATCTTATCGTCAAAG CTGTGCATAAAGAATGA
- the TMIGD1 gene encoding transmembrane and immunoglobulin domain-containing protein 1 isoform X1 gives MVTGKDSGFQMKGQLAKEVSFSELSSRSDVNLLKMAWNISGLMGMCRFLLLVIFFPPCEVTSSVLTVNDRTENYILDTWLGSQESLKCAVQNHTREEELLWYREEGTVDLKSGNKINSSSVCVSSISENDNGVTFTCKLQSDQSVSVSVVLNVIFPPILSGDDFQAVEEGSDVKLVCSVKSNPQAQMMWYRNSNILNLEKTYQVHQTSESLQLSITKVRKSDNGTYSCVANSSLQMETKDFHLIVKDRTVAVPIEPIIAACTVVFLTVCFGLIARRKRIMKLCIKNEDPQRDTAL, from the exons CAGATCAGACGTAAATTTGTTAAAGATGGCGTGGAACATCAGTGGCCTAATGGGAATGTGCAGATTTCTtctcttagtgattttttttccgcCCTGTGAGGTGACAA GTTCTGTTTTAACTGTGAACGATAGAACTGAGAACTATATTCTGGACACTTGGCTTGGCTCCCAAGAATCTCTGAAATGTGCCGTTCAAAACCACACCAGGGAGGAAGAACTTCTCTGGTACCGAGAAGAGGGGACAGTGGACTTGAAATCTGGAAACAAAATCAACTCCAgctctgtctgtgtctcttcCATCAGTGAAAATGACAACGGAGTCACCTTTACCTGCAAGCTGCAGAGCGACCAGTCGGTGTCCGTCTCGGTGGTGCTGAATGTCATTT TTCCCCCTATTCTAAGTGGAGATGACTTCCAAGCAGTTGAGGAAGGCAGTGATGTGAAGTTGGTTTGCAGTGTGAAATCCAACCCCCAGGCTCAAATGATGTGGTACAGAAACAGCAACATCCTGAATTTAGAGAAAACTTACCAAGTCCATCAGACAAGTGAGTCTCTTCAACTGTCAATCACCAAAGTCAGGAAATCTGACAATGGAACCTACAGCTGTGTTGCAAATTCATCTCTGCAAATGGAGACCAAGGACTTTCATCTTATCGTCAAAG ATAGAACTGTGGCTGTACCAATAGAACCCATTATTGCTGCATGTACTGTGGTCTTTCTGACAGTGTGCTTTGGCCTGATtgctagaagaaaaagaataatgaag CTGTGCATAAAGAATGAAGATCCTCAAAGAGACACAGCTTT ATGA
- the TMIGD1 gene encoding transmembrane and immunoglobulin domain-containing protein 1 isoform X2 yields the protein MKGQLAKEVSFSELSRSDVNLLKMAWNISGLMGMCRFLLLVIFFPPCEVTSSVLTVNDRTENYILDTWLGSQESLKCAVQNHTREEELLWYREEGTVDLKSGNKINSSSVCVSSISENDNGVTFTCKLQSDQSVSVSVVLNVIFPPILSGDDFQAVEEGSDVKLVCSVKSNPQAQMMWYRNSNILNLEKTYQVHQTSESLQLSITKVRKSDNGTYSCVANSSLQMETKDFHLIVKDRTVAVPIEPIIAACTVVFLTVCFGLIARRKRIMKLCIKNEDPQRDTAL from the exons ATCAGACGTAAATTTGTTAAAGATGGCGTGGAACATCAGTGGCCTAATGGGAATGTGCAGATTTCTtctcttagtgattttttttccgcCCTGTGAGGTGACAA GTTCTGTTTTAACTGTGAACGATAGAACTGAGAACTATATTCTGGACACTTGGCTTGGCTCCCAAGAATCTCTGAAATGTGCCGTTCAAAACCACACCAGGGAGGAAGAACTTCTCTGGTACCGAGAAGAGGGGACAGTGGACTTGAAATCTGGAAACAAAATCAACTCCAgctctgtctgtgtctcttcCATCAGTGAAAATGACAACGGAGTCACCTTTACCTGCAAGCTGCAGAGCGACCAGTCGGTGTCCGTCTCGGTGGTGCTGAATGTCATTT TTCCCCCTATTCTAAGTGGAGATGACTTCCAAGCAGTTGAGGAAGGCAGTGATGTGAAGTTGGTTTGCAGTGTGAAATCCAACCCCCAGGCTCAAATGATGTGGTACAGAAACAGCAACATCCTGAATTTAGAGAAAACTTACCAAGTCCATCAGACAAGTGAGTCTCTTCAACTGTCAATCACCAAAGTCAGGAAATCTGACAATGGAACCTACAGCTGTGTTGCAAATTCATCTCTGCAAATGGAGACCAAGGACTTTCATCTTATCGTCAAAG ATAGAACTGTGGCTGTACCAATAGAACCCATTATTGCTGCATGTACTGTGGTCTTTCTGACAGTGTGCTTTGGCCTGATtgctagaagaaaaagaataatgaag CTGTGCATAAAGAATGAAGATCCTCAAAGAGACACAGCTTT ATGA